A genomic window from Streptomyces broussonetiae includes:
- a CDS encoding CHAT domain-containing protein, with amino-acid sequence MPVDEDAYDDFYRRGVRAVGREQYAEAFYWFSRAHASGHPEAADLIYRLLHTAGEPGDPFVVWQPSTEPVALYAAAARAYREFTATGDLDLLDRSVALNRESVRSAPPGLPARTLMLASLRDVLRDRYDQRGRPADLTEALGVAHEALDVLPGGHCARLKATQLLIALERARYEATGDADSLRTAVEGTGRPALTQSGGALGDRAALESSLCGALTSLARHTDEAPLLDEAVDLGWDAVGRAAADSDVVSRNNLAAALIARGTRLGSLDDLNSAIEVLRAATAAGDAQHSSEAATTLMAALRARADLTGRAADERDAEAAEEYLKEALRRASAGHPHRRVQEAAVTHGQAGVAAARRALDALPLAHVERPFVAARLAQALADAGRRSEAVEVARQAAALVTGGRAAVDANRVLGKLLMGADEHGVVVHEGEMLAAFTTAAEACAETDYVYAEVKTGQAVALLDRFHRGEDASDRREAVAALRAAAEADGSSVQDRLFAARCWAGVAMEAGDRADALVAARAAVTLLREFGWAGLDRDDQVRSIQDGKAMPREAAALAIDNGQPELAVELLEQGRSVLWTSTLHLRGDLAALAAHDPARAAELEQVRATLNEDDRLDGEERLRLARRWQQLVREVRGSEEFAGFLGPPAFDELAPAAAEGPVAIVNISTIRCAAILVLPDGKTDVVKLPGVDVPGIDAVANTYLRALAAAAEPGATFLVREDARHTVHDTLEWLWDRIARPVLDRLAWPTESTDPPRLWWCPTASLTVLPLHAAGRYPRAAADPTEPVGLPYAAVSSYTTTLSALVDARRRAAPVDPTLLAVALTDTERGHAVLPGVAKELRALDEILGRHRLTILAEDEATSAAVRRQLPAHAWAHFACHGWLDMTSPAGSGLCLRDGDLNLLDIADLRLDTADLAFLSACQTRLGAGQLPDEAVHTAAALRIAGFRHVVATLWSISDQAAPQVAAAFYRRLDGSDGPTSADVARALHHAVGELRARHPTDPTLWVPFVHDGP; translated from the coding sequence ATGCCGGTCGACGAGGACGCGTACGACGACTTCTACCGGAGGGGCGTGCGCGCGGTGGGGAGGGAGCAGTACGCGGAGGCGTTCTACTGGTTCTCCCGTGCGCATGCTTCCGGGCATCCGGAGGCGGCCGACCTGATCTACCGGCTTCTCCACACCGCAGGCGAGCCGGGCGATCCCTTCGTCGTCTGGCAGCCGAGCACCGAGCCGGTGGCGCTCTACGCGGCGGCGGCCCGCGCGTACCGGGAGTTCACGGCCACCGGAGACCTCGACCTGCTGGACCGGTCAGTCGCCCTCAACCGGGAGAGCGTGCGGTCGGCGCCGCCCGGCCTCCCCGCCCGTACCCTCATGCTGGCCTCCCTGCGTGACGTGCTGCGAGACCGGTACGACCAGCGAGGGCGGCCCGCGGACCTCACCGAGGCGCTCGGCGTCGCCCACGAAGCACTGGACGTCCTGCCGGGCGGTCACTGCGCACGCCTCAAGGCCACGCAGCTCCTGATCGCCCTGGAACGCGCGCGGTACGAGGCCACCGGGGACGCGGACTCGCTCCGCACCGCCGTGGAAGGGACCGGCCGACCGGCCCTGACACAGTCCGGCGGTGCTCTGGGGGACCGGGCGGCGCTGGAGTCCAGCCTCTGCGGGGCGCTGACGTCCCTCGCCCGGCACACGGACGAGGCCCCGCTCTTGGACGAGGCCGTCGACCTGGGCTGGGACGCGGTCGGACGTGCCGCCGCCGATTCCGACGTGGTGTCACGGAACAACCTGGCAGCCGCACTGATCGCCCGCGGCACGCGGCTCGGCTCGCTGGACGACCTGAACTCCGCGATCGAGGTGCTGCGCGCGGCGACAGCGGCGGGCGACGCCCAGCACTCCTCCGAGGCGGCGACCACGCTCATGGCGGCGTTGCGCGCGCGGGCCGACCTGACCGGACGGGCCGCCGACGAACGGGACGCCGAGGCAGCCGAGGAGTACCTGAAGGAGGCGTTGCGGCGCGCGTCGGCGGGTCACCCGCACAGGCGAGTGCAGGAGGCCGCCGTCACGCACGGCCAGGCCGGCGTGGCAGCGGCCCGTCGCGCTCTGGACGCCCTGCCGCTGGCCCATGTGGAGCGGCCGTTCGTCGCGGCACGGCTGGCCCAGGCGCTCGCGGACGCCGGGCGGCGGAGCGAGGCTGTTGAGGTGGCACGGCAGGCGGCTGCCCTGGTGACCGGCGGCAGAGCGGCCGTCGACGCGAACCGGGTGCTGGGCAAGCTGCTGATGGGGGCCGACGAGCACGGCGTCGTCGTCCACGAGGGCGAGATGCTGGCCGCCTTCACGACGGCCGCCGAAGCGTGCGCCGAGACGGACTACGTCTACGCCGAGGTGAAGACCGGCCAGGCCGTGGCGCTGCTCGACCGTTTCCATCGTGGCGAGGACGCATCGGACCGTCGGGAGGCGGTGGCCGCTCTCCGGGCGGCGGCGGAAGCGGACGGCTCCTCCGTCCAGGACCGGCTGTTCGCCGCGCGCTGCTGGGCCGGGGTCGCGATGGAGGCCGGGGACCGTGCCGACGCGCTGGTGGCGGCCCGTGCGGCGGTCACGCTGCTACGCGAGTTCGGCTGGGCGGGCCTGGACCGGGACGACCAGGTACGGAGCATCCAGGACGGCAAGGCGATGCCCCGCGAGGCAGCGGCCCTGGCGATCGACAACGGGCAGCCCGAGCTGGCGGTGGAACTGCTCGAACAGGGACGGTCGGTGCTGTGGACGTCGACCCTGCACCTGCGCGGGGACCTTGCCGCTCTCGCCGCTCACGACCCCGCTCGCGCCGCCGAACTGGAACAGGTCCGCGCAACGCTCAACGAGGACGACCGGCTGGACGGGGAAGAACGTCTGCGGCTGGCTCGACGGTGGCAGCAACTCGTGCGTGAGGTAAGGGGGTCGGAAGAGTTCGCTGGATTCCTCGGTCCGCCTGCGTTCGACGAACTCGCTCCGGCCGCGGCGGAGGGACCCGTCGCCATCGTCAACATCAGCACCATTCGCTGCGCCGCGATCCTCGTGCTGCCGGACGGAAAGACCGACGTCGTGAAACTGCCCGGCGTGGACGTACCGGGCATCGACGCGGTCGCCAACACCTACCTGCGCGCCCTGGCGGCTGCGGCGGAGCCGGGCGCGACCTTCCTGGTACGTGAAGACGCCCGGCACACCGTGCACGACACCCTGGAGTGGCTGTGGGACCGCATCGCCCGGCCGGTCCTCGACCGGCTGGCCTGGCCGACCGAGTCGACGGACCCGCCCCGGTTGTGGTGGTGCCCCACGGCGTCCCTCACCGTTCTGCCGCTGCACGCCGCCGGCCGCTACCCGCGCGCCGCCGCCGACCCCACCGAACCGGTCGGCCTGCCGTACGCCGCCGTGTCCTCGTACACCACCACACTGTCCGCCCTCGTCGACGCCCGACGGCGGGCCGCTCCCGTCGATCCCACGCTGCTGGCCGTCGCGCTGACCGACACCGAGCGAGGGCACGCCGTGCTGCCCGGGGTGGCGAAGGAACTCCGGGCACTGGACGAGATCCTCGGCCGCCACAGGCTGACGATTCTCGCCGAGGACGAGGCGACGTCGGCGGCAGTGCGGAGGCAACTGCCCGCGCATGCCTGGGCACACTTCGCCTGCCACGGCTGGCTCGACATGACGTCGCCGGCCGGCTCGGGCCTGTGCCTGCGGGACGGTGACCTCAACCTCCTCGACATCGCGGACTTGCGACTCGACACGGCCGACCTCGCGTTCCTGTCCGCCTGCCAGACCCGTCTGGGCGCAGGGCAGCTCCCGGACGAAGCCGTGCACACCGCCGCCGCACTGCGCATCGCGGGATTCCGGCACGTCGTGGCGACCCTGTGGTCCATCAGTGACCAGGCCGCGCCCCAAGTGGCCGCCGCCTTCTACCGCCGTCTCGACGGTTCGGACGGCCCGACCTCCGCCGATGTCGCCAGGGCCCTGCACCACGCCGTCGGCGAACTCCGTGCCCGGCACCCTACGGACCCGACACTCTGGGTTCCCTTCGTCCATGACGGTCCGTAA